Genomic DNA from Pseudorasbora parva isolate DD20220531a chromosome 17, ASM2467924v1, whole genome shotgun sequence:
ttatttgactCAAATGTTATGTCAAATCTGTCAAACTTAATCTAATGCCAGTAAAATCGATGTGTCTCTCATGTAGGAATGTCTGCTCTGCACATCATTACACTGATGCTTTGCTTTATTTCCCTCTTCGTGACTTTTGTATTAAGTATTCCAGTCACAATCAATATAAGCCGAAAAGGTAAGTAGGCCAAGCATTATGAAGTATGCTTTTAagaattatattattaatgtatagcaaatgtaaattaataagaTGTTGCTGTTTGGTTATTCTTCCACCGGATcgaagtcacctttatttatatagcactttatacaatacagattgtttcaaagcagctttacagtgatacaCGGgaagataataataaaaaagacatATTAACTGCACATGACGTTTATGTTCTTCTGCAGATACCGGGACAAAGCCAATGTACATACATTATTTGCAAGTTGTCTGTCCCAACATCTGTTTATCTATTGCATTTGTTCTGTGGGGTGTAATTGAAGGTACGTGTCATGAACTTTTCTAAGCCTGTATGCATTGTCAGGCTGTCAGCATTATCTTTTATCTTCCCATCTTTTTTTCTCTGATGACTTTGTTGTTTTGTTACTGCTTTTCTTTGCAGGGTCTGTAGTTGAGGTAACAGCGTGTGCAATAATTAATCTGACAAGGATCATTTTATTGTTTCTCATGGCCCCTTATTATAAATGGAATACAACAGTTTCTGGTATGTggttttaaatgaaagacaGACACTGTTTGATTGTACATTGTAGAATGAACAAAACTAAGAATTCTTTTTCAGACCTCACATTTTGTGGGTGAATTGAAATTCTTAGTTTTCCAGTAAATTCTACAGTAATTAGAAGCTGTTATGTTGACAATGAATACGTTTATATACATTTGCAAATATAACCATATTAATATGgttttgtttttatgaaatggtttacatttaaaggttccctagaatgatttgaaacgatatgttaaattgttctctgatatctacatagagggtatgtggcttatttaagggaaaaaaaatgtccagatacagtttaacaggtccatttacaaccctagaaattgtccctaggatgtaatgctcggTTTTTGCCtaatttggaagggtcatgaattaatgttgagctctgctctgattggcttatttcagcagctcacagctcacagcagttcagctcctgacagaacacaggccggctgaatgacactttaagcaaaacatctcaaataaagattgataatgcagcttacttgtttattggtgttttcagatcatctgcgcACGAgaatgttctgcttaaagtgtcattcagcctacattttagacttgccttttttcgtcaacgatattgcatgtttatattacgttagtcacaatgtaggctaatgttacgcagtgactgtgatgtagcctaatctgaaatacaaataggcaataacatcataggaaacaccatacttcagttctccaaaatataaatatactgtataacttatatttttacaaaatgaatagccttgtcaaatgactatcattttaacttatatggtggaaaggGTGACGTTTGCTAAAAGGATCcagtgaacgatctaagcaaagtatctacggttgtattttttaatacaaaataatattaccctttgtcattagacactatttagttttgtatggtgcttggagtttcctattgttactctAAGCGTCTTGCGTTATCAATGCGGCCTCTCTCAGAAACtttcagtttaatcagaaattgtttaaatcaataagtggataaatcgctacttactgcttgcaggaatatagttgccactttcttcagtttaagacgctgagcgaagcttgtttgaaatgggccgaacaaacaaacgatcttgaattaaattgttgtggtataggattataaacatcaaccgtgactgttgacattttttatctgtgggaagggtagaaaagcctggaacatgaagcgtgtccatgcgagcagcttgtGATTCGCTCTgtcatttccgcctgacaatttggggcgtgcatataaatgatccttAATGCTTGCGTCACAGTTGgcattatgttgagaagcacttttttttctgtggtgttttggattcacgagatttacataagaagtaggaggcaggcaatgatgtttgagactcacagtatgtgatgtccatgtactgaactcttattatttaaccatggcaaggttaattacatttttcattctagggcacctttaaattctAGTTCTctaaaattctttaaaaaaatgtaaatgtttggaaagttttacaaatgtacctttttttcccccagttGATTTTCCAGATTTGATCCACAGAATAATTGAACGTACTAGTGTTCCTATTGCATATCTTCTGATTTCCACTGCATTTTGCTCAGGTAAGGAAGCCAGTTTTGAAgtcttaatttaaaaatataataatttactatGTTCAGATATATACCTCCTgtggaagaaaaaagaaaaaacgggTACATaatacattcaagctatttttaGCCATGTTTCTAATATGGTTATTGTAGTACAATTTCCAACGGTTATATACTTTGTCATTTTGAttatcaaagatgagttttaagggatacaaTTATTGACTGCAGAGGACTTTAATTTAGCGGAATATCCCGTAAAGTCCATTAATCGGGCCTGCCTTATGGTATGTACCGCGTAATTCTTGTATCAACTTTCTTTTGTAGCCGTTCTTCATGATCTTTGGAATGCATCTCAGTGGAGTGAAGCTGTGCTTCTCAGTGTTGGGGTTATTCTGCTGTCATCCATGCCAGCAACTCTTCAAGCTTTAAGCAATGTTTTCTTGACACCTTTTTTTGATGTTCATTTTTCCCTTCGATTTGTAGCAggtatgtaaaaatgtattctttaCGGCAAGACCAGATTTCCAGATCTTAGGCTCCATGTTATTTGCAATGGTCTATGGTCATATGTGTGATTTCTGTCATAGAGTCGTTAGGACATGTTCTCATGCAGTCAAGCAACTTTCTTCAAATGCGTCTTCTCTTCTATAGATCATCAAGCGTTGATGAATGTCAGTATAGTAATTGTATTTATAAGTTATCCAGAAACTCTTTTTAAGATCATTTATTTACTGGCAGTCATTAAAATGTGTCTGTTTTCATTTTCAGCCATGATTATAATGACATATGCTTTTGGGGGAATATCTGCTGCCATATCACTCATAGTTCTTCCAATTCCAGCAATTCGACAGTACCTTTGTTCAAAACTTAACGCAATACAACTGTATGCACTTAAATGGAGATGTTGTAAGTACACCAACAAATATAGTTTTTTGTAGTCATTTTAAGTcacaaatcaaaaaaaaaaattcctctgGCTGATGACGAGGctgcttaaattaaatatttaaccaTGTCGTTATTAAATCAAAATGGTGGTCAGGAAATAATGCTTTAGGACATGGTTCTCAACCTTTTTTATTTCAAGGCCCCCTGTTGTCCACAACAATATTAAAAGGCTCCATAactttgccagttgttcataaTGTAATAGATAAGTTTTTTACTCACTATTTCTATTAGAAATATTTTAGAGGTTGGCAGAACTAGAATGCATATCCATTCTAAAATTTCCCACAGAGTTTTAAATTAAGTCATaaataaagtaacttttatatGAAACCACCTGTAATCAAGGTTTTTCTAGACCTTGGAAATTCTGTTTTTTGTCAgagacaaaaaagggaattgaATTAAAATAAGATATATCTTGACATTaaagcactgtaaaaaaaattgtaaaaaaaattgagaaaacTTAAAAGTTTACGGCAACCAGCTGcagaacatttttgagttttctCAACGTAGGGTCAATAGTTGTACAAACTTTGTTTGAGTTGTCTAAACTTTATTCATGATAAATAGTTGAATACACTTTAAAACCTGAATTTGTCACACAAAACATAagttggattttttacagtgagggttagttcacccaaaaatgaaaattgatgACATTAATGACTCAAATGACccaaatgtcgttccacacccgtaagacctccgttcatcatcggaacacagtttaagatattttatatttagtcattaatggcagaactttcatttttgggtgaactgaccttttaagtcattttagcttattttaatacCATTAAGTCATCTGAAGCCCACCTTGGAAATCTGGCCCCGCCCCCCGGGTTGAGAACCACTACTTAAGACATGTAAATAATTAGCTTGCAGACAGCATTGCTGATTGGGAATGACTTTGAAAATTTGGACTGAAATTTAGATCCCCTCACTCTGAatgtgttatattatattattaaacatGTTGGCTGTATTAATGATGATCTTTCTGTCTCTTGCTATCTTTTTTCCTAGATTTAGTTTGGGTAAACGTTATGGTTTGTACACTCATCGGACATAGTGCATTCATTGTATATTATCTTAACAAGATTCTGGAGTATACTAACGGTAAGTTGGTATGAAACGTCAGCAAAATCTGTTGccctattcattttttttttaaatgcttgcaTTGTTACTcaatgttttgtgtgttttgctaAAATGTatctttgtatttttttgttagcTGTCATGGTATCGCATGGCTTTCCAGCAATTGTAAACTGACTATTATAATGTGTTATTGATCATAGAGCGTTTTGGATGGATCTTTGTCACAGTTCTGCTCCACGTCTTGACTGCGATTTCACCCTCACATTTCTCCAGAACAGTTCCCGGTAACAAACGAAGAAAAGAAAGTCAAGAAAAAATTGAGATTTTTGGCTACATTGTggcaaaatataactttttctCTTTTGCAGATGTTATTTACACTACATTGTTTATGTATGGGGTGGCAGGTCTGCCAGTGGTCAACTCTGTTTCTCTTGCTATGGAATTACTTCTGCAAGTGTGTAAGTGTCAATATCTAAACAATATTTTTGTACGGTTCTGTTGGAAAGGACACTAAATTCTTGTGTTTACAAGACAAGGGGGAGAGAACAGTGGATGATCTGCGTGTAATAGTGCTGCCGTTTGAAAGCCTTATGTCTGGTGTGTGGCTGGTTTTACAGATCCATGCATACTGTAAGTTTCATTGGTGCATTTTGAAACATGTATAAGATTTTTTAATGACACAGCTCACTGTCATTGTCTTTACTCATGATTTACAGGGACAGATGCAGGGAGAGAGTAAgtttaaatatttcattttttcccTTTAACTGTTGGATTTCAAGTTAGCAGTTGAagtttattagtattattttgcattgtttaatttaatgtctTTCAGTGTACAAAAGGAACTGTATGTGCTAAGGGACATTGCGGCACAGTGCACAACACAGGTAACTTTGTTTTAGAGGCTGAATATTTGATTACAAAGAATAAAGTCACAGGTTTAAGCTGTTTGACTAAAAACTAATTTGTTCTTTAAAACAATTAAGGGACAAAATAATGTTAAACACTTTTTAAAACCTTTATTGCATTGCTGTAATTTGGGTTAACCTAATATTTAGGTTTTGATGCCAGAATCTAGTGGAAAAACCCCTCAATGGGGCTCTTAGTATTTATCCTATAAATCCTGAAATAACTGTGTGTTCACCATTACAGGAAGAAGACATTGGTGAATCAGATCATTGCTTAGATAATCACCTTTCTGAGACTCAAAGATGTCAGCCAGAGGCTGCTTCATTCCTGGGAGAGCAAGAACAATAGGTTTAATGGTAGTTTAAACAGTAACATCAATTATGATGAgctaatgttaatttaaaatgtatttaattcaatttctttcaatagaaaaaaaatcaagcatTATTGtacaattaaatgttttactgaTTCTTTGAGTAATTAATTGTATATGAAATTGTAGTGAAAAAAATACCTTAACATTATTGTTCATCCCCATattcttattttaaacaatggatttctgtaaaaaaaaaaaaaatcacacatagATTCATATAGCCATTTGAATAAcatttcaaactgcaaaaatgcaGACTGAGCCTatagtaaaaatatataaatcagcCCTTTCTCCTGATATGCTACTCTAGCtaaaaaagaaacacaaaacCAATCGGCAGCATCATGACACTGCTGAGCTGTTGATTGGCTGAGGATCcctgtgtgtgtggagagggagagagagagagtgtgtgtgtgtgtcctgtatAAAGCAGACTGCTCTGCAGCATTTCTGAACTGGTGCAGTGCCGGTTCATCTCCACTAATGGTGTGCAGAACAAGGGGGacttaaaaagaaaaaacttcTTCAACCAACAAAACATTAACATCATttgaaaaccaaacaaaaaaacaacaaaaaatcctgCATCATGAGCTTTGACCCATTCATCTCTTCCTCCCTCTCCCGGAGAAGGGGAGATTCCTACTCCAGTACCACCACCTATCGGCTCTCCCGGGGGCCCTTGTCTTCCTCCAGGTGGCCGATGCGGTTGGAGCCTCTGCAGCGCTGGGAGCAGAGCGACCTGAGTCAGGTGAGTGTAGTGAACGCAGAGCTGTTGGATCTGCGGGCCCAAGAACGAGAGCAGCTGGTGGGCCTAAACAACCGATTTGCGTCCTACATTGAGAAGGTCCGACACCTCGAGCAGCAAAACCGAGCTCTGCTCCTGCAGCTGGAGGCCCTGCGGCGAAGACAGAGTCAACCGTCCCGCTTGCAGCAGCTCTACCTTCAGGAGATACGGGGCCTCAGGGAGCAGCTGCACCAAGAGACCCAGGCTAAAGCGCGCATGGAGGCACAGAGGGAGACATTGCAGGAGGCGCATGCACAGTTGCACGAGCGCTGGGAGGAAGAGGCGCGGCGGCGTGGCCAGGCAGAGACGGATGTGCAGAGGTTGCGAGAGGAGGCAGGCCAAGCCGCCCTGTGCAGCTGTGATGCGGAGGCCAGCGTTGTCTCCCTGGCACAGGAGATGGCCTTCCTGAAGCAAGTGTTCGCGGAGGAGCAGGAGGGGCTGAGGGTCCAGCTACAGGTTGCCAGCCTCAGCGTGGAGCTGGACACAAGCAGACCTGACCTGTCGGCCGCTCTGAGAGAGATCCGAGCGCAGTATGAGAGCCTGGCTGGGCGCAACATGCAAACCGCCGAGGCTTGGTTCCAGGGGAAGGTGGCGAGCGTAGTGGAGCTGACAGATAAGCAGGAGGAGGCTGTGCGCTTGGTACGTGAGGAGACCACTGAGTACAGACGGCTGCTGCAGTCCCGTTCAGCTGAGGTTGAAGCACTGAGGAACGTCATCGATTCACTGAATGCACAGCTAGGGGAACTAGAGGAGACGCAGAACACTGAGGTCACCAAGTACCAGGTATAGATCACTGGCACTAATTAATCATAATTGCAGTACAACCAAATAATTTCCTCTGTAGAGACTGAAAAAAGTGAGATCATTTTGATATTGACTGCCGAAACAAGATTTTGTTACTGAGGCCAAACCCTAAAGGTTCAACTTTGTACCGTATCTTACTATAAAATATGCAGATTGTTTGTAACATGTACCCTCAAGCTACTACTGTGATACCTAGAAGGTTAAAAAAGTTGTTCCTTAAGGGTATTGCCCCAGTTATAAGCTGTTGTACCCATAAAAGGGACAAATTTTCCCCATTTTCTGTCTAAAGTCTTTGTGCTTCCTCATAAGAAAACAAATGATGAAACAAAGACTTGACAGAGCCTCAGGAACATA
This window encodes:
- the neff2 gene encoding neurofilament light polypeptide → MSFDPFISSSLSRRRGDSYSSTTTYRLSRGPLSSSRWPMRLEPLQRWEQSDLSQVSVVNAELLDLRAQEREQLVGLNNRFASYIEKVRHLEQQNRALLLQLEALRRRQSQPSRLQQLYLQEIRGLREQLHQETQAKARMEAQRETLQEAHAQLHERWEEEARRRGQAETDVQRLREEAGQAALCSCDAEASVVSLAQEMAFLKQVFAEEQEGLRVQLQVASLSVELDTSRPDLSAALREIRAQYESLAGRNMQTAEAWFQGKVASVVELTDKQEEAVRLVREETTEYRRLLQSRSAEVEALRNVIDSLNAQLGELEETQNTEVTKYQGRIGDLERDISEAKEEMSHYLREYQDLLNVKMALDVEIAAYRKLLEGEEIRFTYSTFPALA
- the LOC137045517 gene encoding uncharacterized protein isoform X2 codes for the protein MSFFFSRQNTEVLRGHEGGKHEHLNSLLFLRYFHSSVDMCTSNTFRFLIAAAALLTTKGLLVQGPAQSLVAQLGGSILLPCSVETPLPVDELEVEWRKTDEETLVHLFQNGEDRPEAQYPSYRDRAHFFPEQVLKGNFSILLENITVVDTGIYKCVVFFDQDVGEIPITVQYVERVVVTGEDQTVFANVGEEVVLNCMVDSHIPPQQFDEVSWKKVDKISDFIPVLLFQNGTIFPGSSHERYRDRAEFFREEIPKGNFTMRLKNVQTADKGEYMCEVHAEYSVSSATVEIGRLGMSALHIITLMLCFISLFVTFVLSIPVTINISRKDTGTKPMYIHYLQVVCPNICLSIAFVLWGVIEGSVVEVTACAIINLTRIILLFLMAPYYKWNTTVSVDFPDLIHRIIERTSVPIAYLLISTAFCSAVLHDLWNASQWSEAVLLSVGVILLSSMPATLQALSNVFLTPFFDVHFSLRFVAESLGHVLMQSSNFLQMRLLFYRSSSVDESMIIMTYAFGGISAAISLIVLPIPAIRQYLCSKLNAIQLYALKWRCYLVWVNVMVCTLIGHSAFIVYYLNKILEYTNERFGWIFVTVLLHVLTAISPSHFSRTVPDVIYTTLFMYGVAGLPVVNSVSLAMELLLQVYKGERTVDDLRVIVLPFESLMSGVWLVLQIHAYWTDAGRDVQKELYVLRDIAAQCTTQEEDIGESDHCLDNHLSETQRCQPEAASFLGEQEQ
- the LOC137045517 gene encoding uncharacterized protein isoform X3, whose product is MCTSNTFRFLIAAAALLTTKGLLVQGPAQSLVAQLGGSILLPCSVETPLPVDELEVEWRKTDEETLVHLFQNGEDRPEAQYPSYRDRAHFFPEQVLKGNFSILLENITVVDTGIYKCVVFFDQDVGEIPITVQYVERVVVTGEDQTVFANVGEEVVLNCMVDSHIPPQQFDEVSWKKVDKISDFIPVLLFQNGTIFPGSSHERYRDRAEFFREEIPKGNFTMRLKNVQTADKGEYMCEVHAEYSVSSATVEIGRLGMSALHIITLMLCFISLFVTFVLSIPVTINISRKDTGTKPMYIHYLQVVCPNICLSIAFVLWGVIEGSVVEVTACAIINLTRIILLFLMAPYYKWNTTVSVDFPDLIHRIIERTSVPIAYLLISTAFCSAVLHDLWNASQWSEAVLLSVGVILLSSMPATLQALSNVFLTPFFDVHFSLRFVAESLGHVLMQSSNFLQMRLLFYRSSSVDESMIIMTYAFGGISAAISLIVLPIPAIRQYLCSKLNAIQLYALKWRCYLVWVNVMVCTLIGHSAFIVYYLNKILEYTNERFGWIFVTVLLHVLTAISPSHFSRTVPGNKRRKESQEKIEIFGYIVAKYNFFSFADVIYTTLFMYGVAGLPVVNSVSLAMELLLQVYKGERTVDDLRVIVLPFESLMSGVWLVLQIHAYWTDAGRDVQKELYVLRDIAAQCTTQEEDIGESDHCLDNHLSETQRCQPEAASFLGEQEQ
- the LOC137045517 gene encoding uncharacterized protein isoform X1 — protein: MSFFFSRQNTEVLRGHEGGKHEHLNSLLFLRYFHSSVDMCTSNTFRFLIAAAALLTTKGLLVQGPAQSLVAQLGGSILLPCSVETPLPVDELEVEWRKTDEETLVHLFQNGEDRPEAQYPSYRDRAHFFPEQVLKGNFSILLENITVVDTGIYKCVVFFDQDVGEIPITVQYVERVVVTGEDQTVFANVGEEVVLNCMVDSHIPPQQFDEVSWKKVDKISDFIPVLLFQNGTIFPGSSHERYRDRAEFFREEIPKGNFTMRLKNVQTADKGEYMCEVHAEYSVSSATVEIGRLGMSALHIITLMLCFISLFVTFVLSIPVTINISRKDTGTKPMYIHYLQVVCPNICLSIAFVLWGVIEGSVVEVTACAIINLTRIILLFLMAPYYKWNTTVSVDFPDLIHRIIERTSVPIAYLLISTAFCSAVLHDLWNASQWSEAVLLSVGVILLSSMPATLQALSNVFLTPFFDVHFSLRFVAESLGHVLMQSSNFLQMRLLFYRSSSVDESMIIMTYAFGGISAAISLIVLPIPAIRQYLCSKLNAIQLYALKWRCYLVWVNVMVCTLIGHSAFIVYYLNKILEYTNERFGWIFVTVLLHVLTAISPSHFSRTVPGNKRRKESQEKIEIFGYIVAKYNFFSFADVIYTTLFMYGVAGLPVVNSVSLAMELLLQVYKGERTVDDLRVIVLPFESLMSGVWLVLQIHAYWTDAGRDVQKELYVLRDIAAQCTTQEEDIGESDHCLDNHLSETQRCQPEAASFLGEQEQ